The Persephonella hydrogeniphila region AGAAGGACCTTATATAGATAACGGTCTTGAACCTCTACTTTCGGACTTTGATATCATTCAGAGAGCAGACCTTGCTATAGCATTAGAACCTACAGATAACAAAGTTCAGGTAGGATGCCTTGGAACCCTACATGCTTCAATAATATTTGAAGGGAAAAGAGCTCATTCTGCACGACCATGGCAAGGAGAAAATGCTATTCATAAAGCCGCTGATTTTCTGAAAAGGCTTGCAGATTTCGGTATCCATGAGTATGAGTTTGGGGGAATGAAATATCTTGAAGTAATGAATGCTACGATGGTTGAGTTCTCAGGGGGTAGAAATATTATCCCTGATAAATTTGTTATTAATGTAAACTACAGATTTGCACCTGGAAAGAGTATAGAACAGGCAAAGAAAGATGTTTTAGAACTTGTAAATGGTGAGGCAAAGGTAGAGTTTACAGATCTGTGTCCTTCAGGTAATGTCTGTCTGTATAATCCGGTACTTTCTGAGTTTATAGAAAAGTTCCAACTGCCTGTTGAAGCAAAACAGGCATGGACAGATGTGGCAAGATTGTCCCTTTACGAAATTGATGCTGTAAATTTTGGTCCTGGTGATCCTGCACAGGCACATCAAAAGAATGAGTATATTCCTCTAAACAATCTTTTCAAA contains the following coding sequences:
- the dapE gene encoding succinyl-diaminopimelate desuccinylase: MKDRLVDYLKTLVEIPSVIGNEKEIADFVHRFSQKYYPEENIIRHNNSLIIFDDFDKSKKTLALVGHLDTVPGENEYTGKVIDGKLYGLGASDMKGGLAVMMGLMDYFSRAEKRFNLVYVFYEKEEGPYIDNGLEPLLSDFDIIQRADLAIALEPTDNKVQVGCLGTLHASIIFEGKRAHSARPWQGENAIHKAADFLKRLADFGIHEYEFGGMKYLEVMNATMVEFSGGRNIIPDKFVINVNYRFAPGKSIEQAKKDVLELVNGEAKVEFTDLCPSGNVCLYNPVLSEFIEKFQLPVEAKQAWTDVARLSLYEIDAVNFGPGDPAQAHQKNEYIPLNNLFKNFEIFQRFIEI